TTGGTTTAATATTTTTTGTACTAAGGGAATATTTACTACATTTCATAAAGGAAGTGGTGAGGGTACTCATAACAGGTTAATAAATTGCAAATTTTTGGTCATAAGTGCTAAAGAAATGTAATGGGCTTTGTCATCCATTTTGTACAAAAATTGAATACAATAGCTATGTTAGATATAGACAGAGATCTATTTTATTCAAGGGAGAGAAGAATCAAATGTTTGGATTACGAATGAGAAGAGGAGCTATGGCCTTGGCAGCCGGCGTTATATTGGGAGGTATTTTGCCGATGCAGGGGATAGGCTATGCGGCTGATAAGGGTTTGGTAGACAGTGCTCAGCCAGCTCAAGCTAATCATAGTTCAACTAACATAGGAAATCAGAACACGAATACGACTTATACGAAGGTTGTATTGAAGGCAAACGGGGTTATTACCGGACATGAAGGGTTATGGATCAAGGGGAAGACCTGGGTGCCTATTACTTTTCTGCGGGATGGACTTGGTCTGCCTTTAAGTTACAACAAGGAGACTCGTACTTACTCCGTAGGGCAAGGATATCGGCAATTGAACATTGCGGTATCTGAGTATGGGGAATCGGTTGATATGAATGGCTTCTATCTTAAGGATAGCGGCCGTATCATAGACGGGCATTTGTATATCCCTTTTCAAGTTGTGAAGAATTACTTGGGATACCAGGGAGACTGGAGCCTAGCTGCCAAGAAGCTTAACGTGCTGAGCGTCAAGGAGAATGCGGTGGGGATAAATGTTAAGACCTTTGATCAAGAGAGCGATCAGGCTTCGATCCATCTGAAGTATCCTGAAGTGACGGGAATCGATAATGATGAGGTTGAGAAGGCAATCAATGAGGTTCTGAGAAGCGATGTGGATCAGTTCAGAGAAGAAATAGAGAAGAGTTTGCGGGAGAGAAGCGAGGATAGTCAGAGCCAAGGACAGAATAAGATTAGCATTGACTATCAATATTCCAGCAGTTTCATCGTTACTTATAATAAAGATGGTATTCTCAGCTTACTGACGCAGCAGCATGTCTATACCGGAGGAGCCCATGGGATGCCTTATCGCAAGGCCTACACGTTCTCTCTGAGCGATGGGAGTCAGATGTCCCTGGAAGACTTATTTGGGCCGGGTGAGCATGATCTAAGTCCACTGAATGAACAAATTAAGGCGGATTTTCTCAAGCTGCCGGATTATTTTGGAGGCTTCGTTGCGCTGGGGAGTCAGCCGGACTTCTACCTGCAGCAAGGGGAAGAGGCTTTAAAGGTCTTTTTCCAAGTCTATGAGTATACGCCGTATGCAGCAGGATTTCCTGAGTTTCCGTTCCCATTAAAGGCGATATTCCCTAAAAAAACAGCTTATTTGGTCATTTAAGGAATAGAATGGAGTAAATATAACAATAATCTTTAAAAAACTAATGTAACCTTTTTGTTACCGACAAATATAGGACTATCGTTATAATTATATTGGTGCCTTATTACTCAGGAAATTGAACCTACTTCATGAATGATCCGGGTGAAGAAAGAATCATTTTAAATAATTCTGGGTAAGGAGGAATATTTGATGTGGCAAAAGAGAGTAAGATATTCCTTCTATCTGTTGGGAACGATCCTAATGCTGTTTGTCATGACTGGTTGCGGTTCCTCTGAGCCTTCCTGGACGACCTTCGTCGGAGCATCGGTGGAGAAGAGCTTCCCGGTTCCGAAGGAGGCCAATCGGGTGGAGACTGCGCCGAATAACTCGAAGATGGACTATGCCCATTATTCTTTGTCTGGCCTGAATGAGGATAGCGGTGTACCAGAAGCCTATCAGAAGATTATCAAAGAGTGGGGCTGGACGGAGAAGGCAGAGGAAAGTAAGGGGACAACGACCGTCTACGAGAAAGACAAATTAACCGTGCAGCTTACTATTTATAATAATAGCTTTACAGTACTCGTTCCCAAGAGAGAAAGTAGGGCTGTCGTTCAAGGCTTAGATAGCGGCTCTTAATCAAGGAATAATCAGTAGTGAAATTTTGTAGTCATGCATAAAAGTAGCCTGTCCCCTGGTAGTTCGTGGGTGACAGGCTTTTTCAATTGCTCGGAACTGTATGGTCTAGGCTTAAGGCATGTAGTAGGAAGCATCCTGAGGAGTCAGCTTGATGATTCCATCACGGGGCTGCTTTCGGAACCGGAGCAGAATAATCAGCCTTGGGGCCATGAACCAGAAATGCCAGAACAATAAGGCCATGATAAAGGAAACAGGCGACCATGGAATGAGAATAGCGATGATACAGCCTCCTATCCAGGTTGCATAATGCTGGGTGCGGCGGAATGATGAGTAACTGACGAATTGTTCCGGTAGATATCCGATCCACGGCAGACGCATTTTGAAATGCCAGCGTTTCTTATAAGAGTGGCTAATGATAATAAGGACAGAGCGGGTAATGACGAATTGGATCCATAAGACGATAAATAACGCCAGCAAGAAAGTGAATATACTTGTCCATGAGATGAATACTATTTCAGCCAATAGCCAAATGAAGGGGAGCGTGGATAAGCCTCCGATCAGGGCTTTTGGGATTGCAATTCTTCTGAGAAGCTTGTAATTATAAAAGGTTGCGCTTCCGGACTCCGCGGGCATGAGTGTGGACGATCCTCCTTTTTGTCAATAGAACTAAAAAAATGTAAATCCCTGATTAATATATCGGATGAAAGCAGAAATAATTAAGATTTGCTTACGTACAAACACAGTCATCAGGGCTTCCGCATATATATAAAGTAGGAATCTAACTATGAAAGGGTTTAAAATAATAGAATATGTATCATACTGGTAGTAAAATGAACAAGGTGGGATCGCATATGAATGAGCTTACCGGAAGTACGTGCATCATCTGCGGAGAGACCAAGAAAGACGGCA
The window above is part of the Paenibacillus lutimineralis genome. Proteins encoded here:
- a CDS encoding PdaC/SigV domain-containing protein, which translates into the protein MRRGAMALAAGVILGGILPMQGIGYAADKGLVDSAQPAQANHSSTNIGNQNTNTTYTKVVLKANGVITGHEGLWIKGKTWVPITFLRDGLGLPLSYNKETRTYSVGQGYRQLNIAVSEYGESVDMNGFYLKDSGRIIDGHLYIPFQVVKNYLGYQGDWSLAAKKLNVLSVKENAVGINVKTFDQESDQASIHLKYPEVTGIDNDEVEKAINEVLRSDVDQFREEIEKSLRERSEDSQSQGQNKISIDYQYSSSFIVTYNKDGILSLLTQQHVYTGGAHGMPYRKAYTFSLSDGSQMSLEDLFGPGEHDLSPLNEQIKADFLKLPDYFGGFVALGSQPDFYLQQGEEALKVFFQVYEYTPYAAGFPEFPFPLKAIFPKKTAYLVI